The Anaerolineae bacterium genome window below encodes:
- a CDS encoding glycosyltransferase, whose translation MPVKLFHLITELSVGGAQKALFRLLKYLDRDRFAPVVACLYNGEGTVATEIRNLDIPVFDLGMTAKWRGDALGRLYRLLRREQPDILHTWLFHANLPGRVLGRLAGVPVIICAERTMVMESEWRYRLNRSTIKLVDRVIANSANVREFCLSHIGLPAEKVVVIPNGIELNPAPPPARAAARQSLGLPLESLVVGAVSRFAPVKGLDVLLRALVQVPHARLVVVGDGPERANLTQLAGDLGITQQVHWAGYRADVPHLLPAFDLFVQPSWHEGLPNTILEAMAAGLPVVATAVGGTPEVVVDGVTGLIVPPGDPMALAGAIHHLLVDTNLRGQMGRAGQSRVQQHFDIQQNVERTESLYKELLIKVED comes from the coding sequence ATGCCCGTCAAACTCTTCCACCTGATCACCGAACTCTCCGTTGGCGGCGCGCAAAAAGCTCTATTTCGCCTGTTGAAATACCTGGACCGGGACCGGTTTGCGCCGGTGGTGGCTTGCCTGTACAATGGAGAGGGGACGGTAGCCACCGAAATTCGCAACCTGGATATCCCCGTTTTTGATTTAGGAATGACGGCCAAGTGGCGCGGGGATGCCTTGGGACGACTTTATCGCTTGCTGCGCCGTGAGCAGCCGGACATTTTGCACACTTGGCTGTTCCACGCCAACCTGCCTGGCCGGGTGCTGGGGCGGCTGGCCGGCGTGCCGGTTATCATCTGCGCCGAACGCACGATGGTGATGGAAAGCGAGTGGCGCTACCGGCTCAATCGTTCAACCATCAAATTGGTTGATCGGGTGATTGCCAATTCAGCCAACGTGCGGGAGTTCTGCCTTTCCCATATTGGCCTGCCCGCGGAAAAAGTGGTGGTCATCCCCAACGGCATAGAGTTAAACCCGGCGCCGCCTCCGGCTCGTGCTGCGGCCCGGCAGTCCCTGGGGCTGCCGCTTGAGAGCCTGGTTGTGGGCGCGGTCAGCCGGTTTGCGCCGGTCAAAGGGCTGGATGTTTTGCTCCGGGCGTTGGTTCAGGTGCCGCATGCCCGCCTGGTGGTTGTCGGCGATGGCCCTGAACGAGCCAACCTGACCCAACTGGCCGGCGACCTGGGGATAACCCAGCAGGTTCATTGGGCCGGTTATCGCGCCGATGTTCCCCACCTGCTGCCCGCCTTTGATCTCTTTGTCCAGCCCTCCTGGCACGAGGGCCTGCCAAATACAATCCTGGAGGCAATGGCCGCCGGACTGCCGGTGGTGGCTACGGCCGTGGGCGGCACGCCGGAAGTGGTGGTAGATGGCGTCACCGGCCTTATCGTGCCTCCGGGAGATCCTATGGCTTTGGCCGGGGCGATACATCACCTGCTGGTTGATACCAATTTGCGGGGTCAAATGGGTCGGGCCGGACAGTCGCGGGTACAGCAGCATTTTGATATTCAACAGAATGTTGAGCGGACCGAATCCTTGTACAAAGAATTGCTTATAAAAGTAGAGGATTGA
- a CDS encoding methyltransferase domain-containing protein, translating into MVYSNPIAIARGLATYIPGLSQLELALRNRKFGTVSARYCYAVWLRHLTLAGENGLSTHPQVVAELGPGASLGIGLAALLSGAGRYYAFDVVKYVRQTRNLEILDELVALFQKREPIPGESEFPYLKPGLPAYHFPAHILTETRLGEALNPSRLAAIREAVRYIGHKQPHNIQISYFAPWFDPQVLQEQSVDMIYSQAVLEHVDDLAYTYEMMYRWLKPGGFMSHQIDFKSHNTARAWNGHWAYSDFMWKLIRGKRAYLLNRQSYGAHLELCQRFDFEVMCDLKIKNASPVPRKALAPRFKNMSDNDLTTSGTFIQARKR; encoded by the coding sequence ATGGTGTATTCCAATCCAATTGCCATAGCCAGGGGATTGGCTACTTACATACCCGGTTTGTCTCAGCTAGAGCTGGCCTTGCGGAACAGAAAGTTCGGCACGGTTTCGGCCCGGTATTGTTATGCCGTGTGGTTAAGACATCTAACGCTGGCGGGCGAAAACGGTTTATCCACCCATCCCCAAGTGGTGGCCGAGTTAGGCCCCGGCGCGTCGTTGGGCATTGGCCTGGCGGCGTTGCTCTCCGGCGCCGGCCGGTACTACGCTTTTGACGTGGTCAAGTATGTTCGGCAAACCCGTAACCTGGAGATTTTGGATGAGCTGGTTGCTCTGTTTCAAAAGCGCGAGCCAATCCCGGGCGAGAGCGAGTTCCCTTACCTCAAGCCCGGTTTGCCGGCCTATCACTTTCCGGCCCACATTTTAACGGAAACCCGGCTGGGAGAAGCCCTGAATCCGTCCCGGCTGGCGGCTATCAGAGAGGCGGTGCGTTATATCGGCCACAAGCAGCCGCACAATATTCAAATATCCTATTTTGCCCCCTGGTTTGATCCGCAGGTTTTGCAAGAGCAGTCGGTTGACATGATCTATTCGCAGGCGGTATTGGAACACGTAGACGATCTGGCTTATACTTACGAGATGATGTATCGTTGGCTCAAACCCGGCGGTTTTATGTCGCATCAGATTGATTTTAAGAGTCATAACACCGCCCGCGCCTGGAACGGGCACTGGGCGTATTCCGATTTTATGTGGAAATTGATCAGGGGGAAGCGAGCCTATCTCTTGAACCGGCAGTCTTACGGCGCGCATCTTGAACTCTGCCAAAGGTTTGATTTTGAAGTTATGTGTGATCTCAAAATCAAAAACGCCTCACCCGTGCCAAGGAAAGCGCTGGCCCCAAGATTCAAGAATATGTCTGACAATGACTTGACCACGAGCGGAACTTTTATTCAGGCCCGTAAAAGGTAG
- the asnB gene encoding asparagine synthase (glutamine-hydrolyzing) — protein sequence MCGITGKLHFDPHQSVDENLIHRMNTLLIHRGPDDDGVWSNGPIGLGQRRLAIIDLSPTGRQPMRNEDGAIWLTFNGEIYNHLELRANLEKRGHHYRGVADTETILHLYEEYGRDCVRHLRGMFAFALWDERRHSLLLARDRFGQKPLLYAQTADGLTFASEIKALLQDPAVSRNVDETALHHYLTYGYIPTPLTAFSQIRKLPPASTLFWENGHISIERYWRLRYTPKLKLTEAEAAERLLELLRQATRLRLMSDVPLGAFLSGGIDSGAVVALMAQATPEPVKTFSIGFAEQSFDELPYARQVAEWYATDHHEFIVRPDALAVLPELVWAYGEPYADSSALPTYYVARETRRHVIVALNGDGGDEAFAGYDRYLALRLAGRYERAPRWLRRGVINPLAQRLPETTGRKDFWRRLKRFVLAADAAPSQRYARWTVLLSNPDKARLYTPDFQARLAAVDSLDLIEQLYAAADTNDAVEQAQFVDAHLYLPDDLLVKVDIATMVHSLEARSPFLDHQLAEFAAQLPVDYKLRGRVSKYILKHALRRHLPEAVLRRDKQGFALPLGRWFRHQLRPVAETVLLDPATLHRGLFARAGVTTMLNEHVSGRANHWQRIWQLLMLELWFRTYVDRPRSALFGSAEGIL from the coding sequence GTGTGTGGCATTACCGGCAAACTACATTTTGACCCCCATCAAAGCGTGGATGAAAACCTCATCCATCGCATGAATACCCTGCTGATCCATCGCGGTCCAGATGATGACGGCGTTTGGAGTAACGGCCCCATTGGCCTGGGCCAGCGCCGCCTGGCCATTATTGACCTCTCCCCCACCGGCCGCCAACCCATGCGCAATGAGGACGGCGCAATTTGGCTCACCTTTAACGGCGAAATCTACAACCACCTGGAATTGCGGGCCAACCTGGAAAAGCGCGGCCATCATTACCGGGGCGTAGCCGACACCGAAACCATTTTGCACCTCTACGAAGAATATGGCCGCGACTGCGTGCGGCATCTGCGGGGCATGTTCGCCTTTGCCCTCTGGGATGAGCGCCGGCACAGCCTGCTGCTGGCCCGCGACCGTTTTGGCCAAAAACCCCTGCTCTACGCCCAAACGGCTGACGGCCTGACCTTTGCTTCCGAGATCAAGGCGCTACTCCAGGACCCCGCTGTCTCCCGCAACGTAGATGAAACAGCCCTGCATCATTACCTCACCTACGGCTACATCCCCACCCCGCTCACCGCTTTTAGTCAGATTCGTAAACTCCCGCCGGCCAGCACGCTCTTTTGGGAAAATGGTCACATTTCTATTGAACGCTACTGGCGTTTGCGCTATACTCCCAAATTGAAGCTGACCGAGGCGGAAGCGGCTGAACGCCTGCTGGAACTGCTGCGTCAGGCCACGCGGTTGCGCTTAATGAGCGATGTGCCCCTGGGCGCTTTTCTCAGTGGAGGCATTGACTCCGGCGCGGTGGTGGCGCTGATGGCTCAAGCCACGCCGGAGCCGGTCAAAACTTTTTCTATTGGTTTTGCCGAACAATCGTTTGATGAACTGCCCTACGCCCGCCAGGTGGCGGAATGGTACGCCACCGACCACCACGAGTTCATTGTTAGGCCCGATGCCCTGGCCGTGCTGCCGGAGTTGGTTTGGGCCTATGGCGAGCCTTACGCCGACTCCTCGGCGTTGCCCACCTATTACGTGGCCCGCGAAACCCGTCGCCACGTAATTGTGGCCCTCAACGGCGATGGCGGCGATGAGGCCTTTGCCGGTTATGATCGTTACCTGGCCCTGCGTCTGGCCGGCCGTTATGAGCGGGCGCCGCGTTGGCTGCGCCGGGGCGTCATCAATCCCCTGGCGCAGCGACTGCCGGAAACCACCGGGCGCAAGGATTTCTGGCGTCGTTTGAAGCGGTTTGTGCTGGCTGCCGATGCCGCCCCGTCTCAACGTTACGCCCGGTGGACCGTCCTGCTGTCTAACCCGGATAAGGCGCGGCTCTACACGCCGGATTTCCAGGCCCGGCTGGCGGCGGTTGACTCGCTGGACCTGATTGAGCAACTTTACGCTGCGGCTGATACTAACGATGCGGTTGAGCAGGCCCAGTTTGTAGACGCCCATCTCTACTTGCCCGACGATTTATTGGTTAAAGTAGACATTGCCACCATGGTCCATTCGTTAGAGGCGCGCTCCCCTTTTTTGGACCATCAATTGGCCGAGTTTGCGGCCCAACTGCCGGTTGACTATAAACTGCGGGGGCGGGTGTCAAAATATATTCTCAAACATGCCCTCCGGCGTCACCTGCCGGAAGCCGTTCTGCGGCGCGACAAGCAGGGGTTTGCTTTGCCCCTTGGCCGCTGGTTCCGGCACCAACTGCGCCCGGTGGCCGAAACGGTGTTACTTGATCCCGCCACGCTGCACCGGGGCTTGTTTGCCCGGGCCGGGGTCACAACAATGCTTAACGAGCACGTTAGCGGCCGGGCCAATCACTGGCAGCGGATTTGGCAATTATTGATGCTTGAACTTTGGTTTCGTACTTATGTTGACCGCCCCCGGTCAGCCCTATTCGGCTCGGCCGAAGGGATTCTTTGA
- a CDS encoding glycosyltransferase family 4 protein has product MSVSQTSRVKVLQVITRLIIGGAQETVMLVADMLDPDRFEVDVFSGPQTGPEGSLIDSIRQRGISLTIEPTLVREINPLKDLRAFFRLVRFIKRNRYTIVHTNSSKAGILGRWAAWLAGAPVIVHTVHGWGHHEYQHPLVRRLYIILEKLSLFITKQLVVVSPLNIKKGLADGIGRPEDYVVIRSGIELDRFGHPGVAPAQTRAALNIAVDAPVVGTVTRLSPQKAPLDFVQAAGIIASSAPEARFVLVGGGPLRAQVEAEIARLGLAERFVLTGLRRDIPELMAAFDIFVLSSLWEGLPRVLPQAMATGLPIVATAIDGNAEAITDGVNGRLVPPGDVAALAQAVLDLLQNPQVAAAMGAAGRQRAAEFGAQKMANEIAELYIQLLTQRDHPKYG; this is encoded by the coding sequence ATGAGCGTCTCCCAAACTTCCAGAGTAAAAGTGCTCCAGGTGATCACCCGGCTCATTATCGGCGGGGCGCAGGAAACCGTAATGCTCGTGGCCGATATGCTGGACCCGGACCGTTTTGAGGTGGACGTGTTCAGCGGCCCGCAAACCGGCCCGGAGGGCAGTTTGATTGATAGTATCCGCCAGCGGGGCATCTCCCTCACTATTGAACCAACTCTTGTCCGCGAGATCAATCCGCTAAAAGATTTGCGGGCGTTTTTTCGGCTGGTCCGCTTTATCAAACGGAATCGCTACACCATTGTCCATACCAACAGCTCCAAAGCCGGTATCCTGGGGCGTTGGGCCGCCTGGCTGGCCGGCGCGCCCGTTATTGTGCATACCGTGCACGGATGGGGGCATCATGAATACCAACACCCTTTGGTGCGCCGGTTGTATATCATCCTGGAAAAATTGAGTTTGTTTATTACCAAACAATTGGTGGTGGTTTCGCCGCTGAACATTAAAAAGGGCCTGGCCGATGGCATTGGTCGGCCCGAAGATTACGTGGTGATTCGCAGCGGCATTGAACTGGACCGTTTTGGACACCCCGGGGTTGCCCCGGCCCAAACCCGTGCTGCGTTGAACATTGCTGTAGACGCGCCGGTGGTGGGCACGGTCACCCGGCTGTCGCCGCAAAAAGCGCCGCTTGATTTTGTGCAGGCAGCGGGTATAATTGCCTCCAGCGCGCCCGAAGCCCGGTTTGTGCTGGTCGGCGGCGGCCCGTTACGCGCCCAGGTTGAAGCCGAAATTGCCCGGTTGGGCCTGGCTGAACGGTTTGTTTTGACCGGCTTGCGCCGGGACATCCCGGAACTGATGGCCGCCTTTGATATCTTTGTCCTTTCGTCGTTATGGGAGGGGTTGCCGCGCGTGCTCCCGCAGGCCATGGCCACGGGCTTGCCCATTGTGGCCACCGCCATTGACGGCAACGCCGAAGCGATAACTGATGGTGTCAATGGCCGGTTGGTTCCGCCCGGCGATGTTGCGGCCCTGGCCCAAGCCGTGCTTGATCTGCTGCAAAACCCGCAGGTGGCCGCGGCCATGGGCGCGGCCGGCCGGCAACGCGCCGCCGAATTTGGCGCGCAAAAAATGGCAAACGAGATCGCTGAGTTGTATATTCAACTATTGACCCAACGTGATCACCCAAAATATGGGTAG